From Tachysurus fulvidraco isolate hzauxx_2018 chromosome 10, HZAU_PFXX_2.0, whole genome shotgun sequence, one genomic window encodes:
- the LOC113653906 gene encoding uncharacterized oxidoreductase YjmC-like: MSLSRCLLEPTEVREFIKQCMLAVGTKASHASSLADVLVEGDLRGHYSHGLNRMDLYVKETKAGICAKEGEPVVEKESVATALVNGNNLLGPVVGNFCMSLALKKAQDVGIGWVVAYNSNHFGIAGYYSMQALKQNMIGMCYTNTSPLVVPTRGKECTLGTNPISVVAPAKDGDSFELDMATSAVALGKVELHARNGQSIPEGWGCDANGVPSSDPKAVLSGGGLVPVGGSETSGGYKGYGLALMVEVFCGILAGSNYSRHIRTWRITDREANLGQCFVALNPEFFADGFNDRMSDLLSLHRNLEPANPQKPVLVPGDPEKKHNQTCRELEGIPYSLSVVKHMNDVASTLGVSPLLPTHRLIQ; encoded by the exons ATGAGCCTCAGCAG ATGCCTACTGGAACCCACGGAGGTTAGAGAATTTATAAAGCAGTGTATGCTGGCAGTTGGCACTAAAGCCAGTCATGCCAGCAGTCTAGCAGATGTGCTGGTGGAAGGAGACTTGCGGGGCCATTACAGCCATGGACTCAACCGCATGG ATTTATATGTAAAGGAGACTAAGGCAGGAATCTGTGCGAAGGAGGGTGAGCCGGTGGTGGAAAAGGAGTCAGTGGCTACAGCACTTGTGAACGGGAACAACCTCCTGGGTCCAGTTGTGGGAAACTTCTGCATGAGTTTAGCTCTGAAGAAAGCACAAGATGTGGGCATCGGCTGGGTCGTGGCTTACA ACTCCAACCATTTTGGCATTGCTGGCTATTATTCCATGCAAGCACTGAAACAGAACATGATT GGCATGTGCTACACTAATACTTCTCCTCTAGTGGTTCCTACACGAGGTAAAGAG TGCACATTAGGGACAAACCCTATTAGTGTAGTAGCTCCTGCTAAGGATGGAGACAGCTTTGAGCTGGACATGGCAACCTCAGCTGTTGCTCTCGGAAAG GTGGAGCTTCATGCACGTAATGGCCAGTCTATCCCAGAAGGTTGGGGTTGTGATGCCAATGGTGTTCCCAGTTCGGACCCTAAGGCAGTGCTATCCGGAGGAGGCCTGGTACCTGTGGGTGGCAGTGAGACATCAG GAGGTTACAAGGGTTATGGACTCGCACTAATGGTGGAGGTGTTCTGTGGGATTCTCGCTGGCTCAAACTACAGCAGACATATACGCACATGGAGAATAACTGACAGAGAAGCAAACCTG GGTCAGTGCTTTGTGGCATTAAATCCAGAATTCTTTGCTGATGGATTCAATGACAGAATGTCTGATTTGCTGTCTCTACACAGGAACCTTGAGCCA GCGAATCCACAGAAGCCAGTACTGGTCCCAGGAGACCCGGAGAAGAAACATAACCAGACCTGCCGGGAGCTGGAAGGCATCCCTTACTCGCTAAGTGTAGTCAAGCACatg AATGACGTTGCCAGTACTCTTGGAGTGTCTCCTCTGCTGCCGACACATAGACTCATCCAGTAA